From Apium graveolens cultivar Ventura chromosome 9, ASM990537v1, whole genome shotgun sequence, the proteins below share one genomic window:
- the LOC141685983 gene encoding uncharacterized protein LOC141685983, whose product MDKSWISKDRDSLEFEIGVEEFLIFAEENCKDPKRIPCPCGRCVNFKKFSTKIIRGHIYDHGFSLGYVDWIWHEEKSTRSTRSSIGSTRPASDQPIEHFVASETVEVCEAAFNLGNYDKDSYDFQRFVVDAEQPLFEGSECTKLESMLKLHNWKARFGISDTAFTELLSSVGSILPKDNVLPPNAYEAKKTLSDLGLVYIKIHSCPNDCILYRGIHSDASQCPHCKLSRWKVRKNGQLRVNVPPKVMWYFPIIPRFKRLFKSPSTAELMTWHANQRINDDKMRHPADSPSWRNIDYRWPAFGGESRNIRLALSADGINPHTNGLVNRYTCWPVVLVTYNLPPWLCMKRKFMMLSVLVPGPHEPGNNIDVYLQPLIDDLKKLWEEGEPNVYDAYSKSYFTLKAILLWTINDFPAYGNLSGCVNKGYKSCPICGDDTVAKYLSHSRKMCFQGHRCYLPR is encoded by the coding sequence ATGGATAAGTCGTGGATATCGAAAGATAGGGATTCTTTAGAATTTGAAATTGGCGTCGAAGAATTCTTGATTTTCGCTGAAGAAAATTGTAAAGATCCTAAAAGAATTCCTTGTCCATGTGGTCGATGtgtgaattttaaaaaattctcaaCTAAAATCATAAGGGGACATATCTACGATCATGGTTTTAGTTTGGGGTATgttgattggatttggcatgaaGAAAAATCTACTAGGAGTACTAGGTCTTCTATAGGTAGTACACGTCCTGCTTCAGACCAACCTATAGAGCACTTTGTTGCATCAGAAActgttgaagtttgtgaagcggCTTTTAATTTGGGTAATTACGATAAGGATTCATATGATTTTCAGAGGTTTGTTGTTGATGCGGAACAACCGTTGTTTGAGGGCAGCGAGTGCACAAAGTTAGAGTCAATGTTAAAATTGCACAACTGGAAAGCTAGGTTTGGTATTAGCGACACTGCCTTTACTGAGCTGCTCTCTTCAGTTGGCTCGATCCTTCCCAAAGATAATGTGTTGCCTCCTAACGCATATGAAGCGAAGAAAACTTTATCCGATTTAGGTCTAGTGTATATAAAAATTCATTCGTGTCCCAATGATTGTATACTGTATAGGGGCATACATTCTGATGCTTCTCAGTGTCCTCATTGCAAGCTGTCACGTTGGAAAGTACGGAAAAATGGCCAACTTAGGGTCAATGTTCCACCCAAGGTCATGTGGTATTTTCCTATAATTCCAAGATTTAAACGGTTATTTAAATCTCCCTCTACTGCTGAACTCATGACTTGGCATGCAAATCAGCGAATAAATGATGACAAGATGCGACATCCGGCCGACTCTCCTTCTTGGAGGAATATCGATTACCGGTGGCCTGCCTTTGGTGGTGAATCTAGGAATATTAGGTTGGCTTTATCAGCGGATGGTATCAACCCGCATACTAATGGGTTAGTCAATCGATATACATGCTGGCCAGTAGTGTTGGTAACGTACAATCTTCCTCCGTGGTTATGCATGAAAAGGAAGTTCATGATGTTGTCAGTTTTAGTTCCTGGTCCACATGAGCCGGGAAATAACATCGACGTTTATTTACAACCGTTGATTGATGACCTGAAAAAACTTTGGGAAGAAGGTGAACCAAACGTTTATGACGCCTATAGTAAATCATATTTCACTCTAAAAGCAATTTTATTGTGGACTATAAATGATTTTCCAGCATATGGAAACTTGTCAGGCTGCGTGAATAAGGGTTATAAGAGTTGTCCAATTTGTGGTGACGATACTGTGGCTAAATATTTAAGTCACAGTAGGAAGATGTGCTTCCAAGGTCATCGCTGTTATTTGCCTAGGTAG